The Candidatus Planktophila sp. genome window below encodes:
- a CDS encoding M48 family metallopeptidase: MNTSDFLLLSIVTFVLIDFGAGMVINYLNENSKNTPLSAEAAEIYNPDEYAKSMEYGTDKYKFEMLTSVITTVAILSAIILGWFAKLDLQIRERIENNLLVTIVFIGILIVISSLSSIPGRYYSTFIIEEKYGFNKTTKKLFITDTFKQLLLSLLIGLPLLYLIAWIYQEIQSMFWLVGWLLVAVFSLFMFVFGTRIFLPMFNKLKPLPAGELRDEIEMYCQSQGFPLSKLYEMDASKRSTKLNAFFSGMGKVKIIGLFDTLIEKLTIKEVVAVLAHEVGHYKRKHVYTMFAFSNVQTLIMFALMGWLLSNPNLSKALGSDIPSFHLSMLAFFLLFTPLSTLLGLINNSFSRHNEYQADQFSLNTYPNAREHLYSALKKLSLESLSNLNPHPLYVAVHYSHPPILARLANLKK; the protein is encoded by the coding sequence ATGAATACCTCTGATTTCTTGTTGCTAAGTATTGTCACTTTCGTATTAATTGATTTTGGTGCCGGTATGGTAATTAACTACCTGAATGAAAATTCGAAAAATACGCCTTTAAGTGCAGAGGCGGCAGAGATTTATAATCCAGATGAGTATGCAAAGTCTATGGAGTATGGTACTGACAAATATAAATTTGAGATGTTAACCTCGGTAATAACTACAGTTGCAATTCTTTCGGCAATAATACTCGGCTGGTTTGCCAAACTGGATTTACAAATACGTGAGCGAATTGAAAATAATTTGTTGGTAACCATCGTTTTTATAGGAATTCTCATCGTAATAAGCTCTTTGAGCTCGATTCCAGGTAGGTATTACTCAACTTTCATTATTGAGGAAAAATACGGTTTTAATAAAACGACAAAGAAACTCTTTATAACAGATACGTTTAAGCAACTGCTCTTAAGTTTGCTCATTGGATTGCCACTTCTTTACCTTATCGCTTGGATTTATCAAGAAATTCAAAGCATGTTTTGGTTGGTGGGCTGGCTCCTAGTGGCAGTTTTCTCACTCTTTATGTTTGTTTTTGGTACACGAATCTTCTTGCCAATGTTCAATAAGTTAAAACCATTACCGGCAGGTGAACTGCGTGATGAGATTGAAATGTATTGCCAGTCCCAAGGTTTTCCGCTTTCCAAACTATATGAAATGGATGCATCCAAACGCTCTACTAAATTGAATGCCTTCTTCTCTGGAATGGGTAAAGTTAAAATAATTGGTCTTTTTGACACTTTAATAGAGAAGTTAACGATCAAAGAGGTAGTCGCAGTTTTAGCTCATGAAGTTGGTCATTACAAGCGCAAGCATGTGTACACAATGTTTGCCTTCAGTAATGTTCAAACTCTAATAATGTTTGCTCTGATGGGTTGGTTACTGAGTAATCCAAATCTGTCAAAGGCGCTTGGTTCAGATATTCCAAGTTTCCATTTGTCTATGTTGGCGTTTTTCTTACTCTTTACTCCACTATCTACACTTCTTGGCTTAATTAATAACTCATTCTCTCGACACAACGAGTACCAAGCCGATCAATTCTCACTCAATACATACCCGAATGCGCGTGAACACTTGTATTCAGCGCTGAAAAAACTATCACTTGAATCGTTGAGTAACTTAAACCCACACCCACTCTATGTGGCGGTTCATTACTCGCATCCACCAATACTTGCTCGGCTCGCTAACCTGAAGAAGTAG
- the deoD gene encoding purine-nucleoside phosphorylase: MSTPHISANKGDIAERILLPGDPLRAKWIADTYLEDITQYNAVRNMFGYTGTYKGERVSVQGTGMGLPSLSIYVTELFNEYGVQSAIRIGTCGGLLDKTKIGDVILAMTASTDSNINRRFTNNLDFAPHADFKLLLAAHEASKHLPNVHIGGVASMDYFYDESDAIQRLIQHGVLGAEMEANQLYSIAARKQRRALAILTVSDHVITHESMSSADRESSLNTMVEIAFAALLNG, encoded by the coding sequence ATGAGCACACCACATATTTCGGCCAATAAAGGCGATATCGCCGAGCGAATACTTCTGCCGGGAGATCCGCTGAGGGCTAAATGGATCGCAGATACTTATTTGGAAGATATTACACAGTACAACGCAGTTCGAAACATGTTTGGCTACACCGGAACATATAAAGGTGAGCGAGTTTCGGTTCAAGGTACTGGAATGGGTCTTCCATCCCTTTCAATCTATGTTACTGAACTCTTCAATGAATATGGAGTCCAAAGTGCAATCAGGATTGGTACATGTGGTGGATTATTAGACAAAACTAAAATTGGAGATGTCATTTTAGCCATGACCGCTTCAACTGATTCAAATATAAACCGCAGGTTTACAAATAATTTAGATTTTGCTCCGCATGCTGATTTCAAATTACTACTTGCAGCTCATGAAGCATCCAAGCATTTGCCAAATGTTCATATCGGTGGAGTCGCCTCAATGGATTACTTTTATGATGAAAGCGATGCTATACAGAGATTGATCCAGCACGGAGTTCTCGGTGCCGAGATGGAGGCCAATCAATTGTATTCAATAGCTGCACGTAAACAGCGACGGGCACTTGCGATTCTAACTGTCTCAGATCACGTAATCACACATGAATCTATGTCCTCGGCAGACCGTGAAAGTTCTCTAAATACTATGGTTGAAATCGCCTTTGCAGCACTTCTAAACGGTTAG